Genomic DNA from Gossypium hirsutum isolate 1008001.06 chromosome A01, Gossypium_hirsutum_v2.1, whole genome shotgun sequence:
AATAGATGGATCTAATTAAACTTGATACATTCTCTTCTCTGATTGATCGGAATGATTGTACACGTTTTGTACTTAACAGCTCCAATGTGCAAACCGTTCGAAGTTGCCTCCAATAGCCCCCATATGGTGCAAAAGCAATATCTGAAGAATTATATAAAATCATTTCTGCAGCAAAGAGAAAAGGCCTGTTAGCAAAATTGATATCATGTGTTATCATCACTTCTTTAGCAGCCTCTGGAGAAGAAACAACAATGTGTGATAATTCACCAAGTTGTAGCTGCATGACGGAACCGTGTCTTTTGGCTAATTCCATCAAGCGTCGATGGGGAAGAGCAAAGATCAAAAGATGCAAGTGACCTATAATTGGTAGTTTCCATGGTGAAGGAGGTAGATTTTTGGGTGTCTCCTTTATTTTGGATCTCATCCATAACTTAAGAACCATGAAAATGAACACAAAGAAGGTGAAGGACAAAGGGAGCAACTTATCCATGGTAAACATATGCAAGACTAAAGGATAAACTGTTCATGAATTGATGAGAAAATTtcgtttatttttttagtttatgcaGGTTTCTGATCTTGAAACATGCTTGCCTGTCAAAACTGACTCCGGGTATGGGTGCTTTAAACAAACTTATCCTTCGTCACCAGAACatgacaaaattgaataattttgttGCTATAGTATTGGGAATATAATAGAATTTTGAACCCAAATATTGGGAATAGGAAGCAACAGCTGCCATGTGAAATGGGATTTCACAATCTTCACACTGGTTTTACAAAGAGATCATCCCtgatatttatgtatatatttctaaCTACTGAACACATAGCGGGTGGTAAGGAATGGGAATCAAGTACATATCACTTTTTCTTCTAACAGAAGCACCAAAAGCCTCAGTCATGTCTAGATCCTCATTTTCCAGTCCATTAGGGAGTCTCGAGAACAGCCATACCGTAAATTGAGATGCCAAGACAGATTCTCCTTCCAGCACCAAAGGAAATAAATTCGAAGTTAGCCCCTTTGTAGTCAACTGAACTACTGATGAATttgctttcaaaaaaaaaaaacaactattgATGAATCTCTCTGGATTGAACCTCTCGGCTTCATTCCAGTAGTTGGAATCTCTTCCAATGGTTCATGCATTAAAAACCAATTTGGTCTTGGCTGGTATCTCATATCCATTAATTTCACATCTCTCCATACTTTCTCTTGGAAGTAGCAAAGGTGGAGGAGGGTGTAATCTTAGAGTTTCCTTTATAACTAACTTCAAGTACGTCAATTCATGAAGGTCTGACTCGCTGACATCCCCTGTTCTATCATAGGCTTGCCTCACCTCGGCTTGTTCTTTTTCAAGGATTCTAGGATTTTTCATCATTTCCTACATCACCCATTCAGCTATAGTTGGAGATGTCTCAGTTCCACCAATGAGAATGTCCTGAAAAGTTCTACTTGCAGTACAAAACATTTTTTTACAGTTTTCAAGCAACTAAAGAAAGCAAGGTCTCATATATTTGAACACTAAATAAATGTTCCTTTCCAAAGATATCAATCTGAAGCTTGAAGTTATCTGATCTTTGAGCATGTTAAATTTATAGGACCATATAAACACATAAAAACATGCAAGATATGGGACATCAAATTACTAAACAGGATAACAGCTTTGACGTTGTCAGTTGTTAAGGGAAATTCAAGGCCTCCATGATCCTGAAGATTCAAAAGAGCACTAACTTGATCATCTATTTCATCATCACTTTTCTTCGGATGCGCATTTCTATCTCTATGTTATTCAATGATGCTTTCAAGCATCACGTCTAAATCATGGTGAAACCTCTCAAATTTAGCTCCCATTCCACTGATCACATGAAGCAATTTGATGGAAGGAAACAGATCAGCAATACTAAAACCAGCTGCAGCTTCCACAAGTTTCCTCAGAATTGAAATGAATGCTTCGTGTTGCTTGCATCTTCCGGAAAAACCCGTCCTTATAGTGATGCTATATGATAAGCTGCAAAACAATTCTCCACTGTTGATTTCCAGTCCAGTATTAGAATAGATGGATCTAATTAAACTTGATACCTGCTTTCCTCTGATCGGAATGATTGTACACATTTCGTACTTAACAGCTCCAATGTGCAAACCTTTCGAAGCTGCCTCCAATAGCCTCCATATGATGcaaaagcaatatctgaaaaatgGTACATTATGATTTCAGCATCTAGGAGAAAGGGCCTGTTAGCAAAATTGATGTCATGTGTTTTCTTCACTTCTCTAGCAGCCTCTGGAGAAGAAAGAACAATATGTGATAATTCACCAAGTTTAGGTGCATCAAGGAACCATGTCTTTTGGCTAATTCTGTCAAGCGGTGATGGGGAAGAGAGAAAATTAAAAAGTGAAAGTGCCCTATAAAAGGTAGCTTCTATGCTGCAGGGGTAGATTTTTGGGTGAGTCCTTTATTTTGGATCTCATCCATAGCTCGAACACCATGAAAATGAACACAAGGAAGGTGAAGGACAGTGGGAGCAAGTATCCATTGTAAAACTACACAAGACTAAAGGGAAAACTGTGCAGGTATTGctgaaaaattttcatttcttcttAATTTATGCAGGTTTTGCAGGTCTTGATACCTCCTGCTTGCCTGTCAAAATTGACATTTCTGTATGGATGCATTTAATAAACTTAACCTTTCTGACCAGCACATGgaaaattttaacttcttttaTGGCTATAATCTTGGAATATCTTACCGAAAAACATCAATGGAGTAAACAGGCATAGCCATGTAGAATCCTATCAACATCTTCACGTGCCTTAGTTAATGgaacttgatttaaatatttgTAGCAGAGATTTATAATGATATACAGAATCTCTATCAGCCTAGATACTTGAACTCCTTTATGCTAAGAAAACTACCCTAAAGAAACTAGAATCTAATCTTGGGGACAATACAGTTTTCTTTCAATAAGATTGGAGATaggtattaaaaaataaataaataaaagagagaaaaatacaTCACGCAGAAACAACCATATAGGACAATACTCAACCTCTAAAATGAAGGAGAAACTCATTTTCGAGTAAAGATTTTCCAAGTGAGGCATTGAACATAAAATCCCATCTATAAACAATCGAATAGTAAAAACTCAACAGCTCAGAATTAAGCACTATTCTAGTGCAATCCTTACAGCACTAGATAATGACAAAATAGAACCTTTTTCTATTCTGAACAATAAAGAAACCTCTTTGGCTTATGCTACAAAGTGTAGCATCATTTGGATCATAACATCTACGCATTTGCCACCCAGTACCAACAGAATAAATGGACATAAAGATATGCCATCATAACTTTTATCATCCTTCTTCTAATCCTACCCTGCCTCTGCACTGTGTAGTAATGTCACTCTCTAAGTACCTCATTTTCTGGTCATACTTTCCTAAAAAATCTATGTAAAATAGTTTTTTCCGTGACTCGTGCAGGACTTGTGTCAACTGAAAACTTGAACTAAGGTATGTTCAATCGACTCATTGGAAACTAGTTAAGGCTTTGATCCAAAAGGATACAACACTAACCATTCTTTTTAAATATCAATACTATATTTAAAACTAAACTTTATTGGTTACTCAGCTATTAAAACAAAACAGAGCTCTCATGTCCCCTGAAAAAGGAAATAGCAAGACTCTGAATCCATACCTGTTGAAAAAACATGGAtcataaatatgaaaaagtaCTACTGCAATGCATTCTGGCAATAATGGAAATCATAATTCCCACAAAAGCACGTGTTATATTGTACTTACAACAAAGCGGCCAATACAATAACATATTACAAGCGGCCAACACAAAAAAGTGTAGCATCATTTGGATCATAACTTCTATCCATTCGCCCTTATAACACAAATAAAAGTCTGCAAAGTCCAAACCAAAGAGGCTAAAATTCCAAAACTTAGGAAAGTAAAATTAGTAGTCCCTCTAAATGACATAATCAGACCACTCAGCAATGTGTGAAGTATGATCCATGGTAAAACTTGGAATCTTGTCAAGCTTTATAGGGTTCTCCCTCCCTCCTACCAATCTAGCCGGATTCCCCACCGCAGTAGTCCTTGGAGGCACGTCCTTTAACACCACCGAACCAGCACCTATCTTAGCTCCATCACCAATCTTAATATTCCCTAAAATACAAGTACCGGCACCAATCAGAACCCCATCTCCAACCTTTGGATGTCTACCACCAGAAGCCTTACCAGTTCCTCCTAATGTTACATTATGTAAAATTGACACATTGTTTCCAATCACTGCTGTCTCTCCAACAATAACTCCAGTAGCATGATCAAACAATATCCCACTCCCAATCTTGGCTCCAGGATGAATATCCACATCAAAAACCTGAGACACCCTATTTTGTATCAGCAAGGCCAAAACTTTCCTCCCTTGACACCATAAATTATGGGCTACCCTATGTGATTGACATGCTAGGAAccctttaaaattcaaaaagcaaTGTACATAACTTATACATGCAGGGTCTCTTTCTTTAGCAGCTTTCAAATCTTCCTTAATAGCTATCATGATTCCTTGATCTTCCACAAGCACGGCCATGATAATATCAAATAAAGTACTGCTAGGAAGACTTGGATTGCCTAATTTGATAGACAAATGATTGGCTAAAGCACTTTCAAATGAATTATGAGAAAAGATTGAGCTATAATAATAATTGGATAAGATGGGTTCTTGCTCAGCATCTAACCTTGCTTCTTCTTTCATTTTCAGCCATAAAGCACCaacctcttctttttcttctaaagaaaaatcaacagaTTTTCTTGTAGGGATGGTTTTTGTGTGGTTTTTATTCAAGGGTACGCTCGAAACATTATTTGGGAAAGTGGATCTGCAGAAACTTCCATACTTGTAAAGAACTTCATCAGGTTGAGAAATGTTTGGACGTTGGGAAAGTTGGGAAGAGTCTGTTGTTCTTGAGATGTCAATGCAAGCAGCCATGGATTGCGAAAACTTGTGAGAATAATGGGTTGATGGGAAAATTGAAGGAGAAAAGTGTGGATGAGAGAAAGGAGGAGAATTGTTATATAAAGGGAGAGGCAAAGGTCGAGATGTCCCAAGAATTTTCATGGAAACTGGGATTTCCTCAGAAATTTGGCTTTGGTCTGTAAATTATTTATAGAAGAGAAAGAGGCTAAGAGAAAAATatatactataaaatattttataaataaaatattcgtGTGGTTGCGCCGGGAATTTTGGCCTTTGCTGCACATTATTTGATAAGAGCGATCAAACTACAATTTTGCTTCTTTTTatctcaaaaaataaataatatatatattatatatatgatttatactAGAATtggtgatattttcattgctttgagttgaattttttaagctaaatccttttttaaaattagtCAAATGTAAAATGATATTACTTATAATATTTTTCAATAGTATTAACCTAGCTAATTAGAAACCAAAACTGAAATTAGGATTACTCGAATTtctttaaaaaagataaaattatactttaatcttttaaaaatgataaaaaaattgatttaatcatttaaaaattataaagatataaactattaaaataataaaattatatttttactatcgtaaatattacaatttaattttgactcttaaaaaattttcttgttttaccCCAATTAACAATTAGATAAATTACCTATTTTTATAGTGAAATTTTATAATCCCTCAATACATTGGCacgtatatttaaaaaataaaactaacttttatacaaataaatcaaatatcaatCTTCAAATTTACTtgtaaaatatacaatttttttttaaatccactAAAAATTGAATATGAAAAAGATGAGGATGGAATCCACTTGATCCAAATGTGGTGTAGCATTGTCCTGATCCACCTCTGGTGTCAAATCGTGGTCCTACCTTTACTTGttacaattttttcttttcttttctttagtaatgataaataatttaaatgtcTAATTTTTGAATGGTATCAACtttcatatttaaatttgaagAGCTTTTTTCTAATACCTTTTGATACAATAAAAATATCCATTTTTGCTATTCTATCTTTTATTTGCTTTTATGTTTTCTTGAGTGTTATCAATCCAATTGAGTATTAAGATAATTTAGGGTGATCTAAAAAATTTCTACACATTATGGATGACTATCATCTTCATAGATTTGTATTAGATTTATTTGGCATGTCAAGCAATTGACCAATTGTCTTAAACATAGGCTACAAGttgtattgataaaaaaaatggtaatttttctgcATTTAAGATTTACACGAAACAATTTACAACCTACGATAAACTATGTATATATGTCAAGACAAGATTTAATATATCGTATTCAACGTACAATTTCGCAACATCAGAGGAAAAACATGAAAGCAAAAGCCCAACCTTTCGAAGGAGGTCAAGACATAGGAGGGAGAAATTTATGACTGCATCATGGCATAAGTGTTCCTATCAATAAAGCTATTGGAGCTAGGGGAAATGGTTATGGTCGAGGCAAATGTGGAGCTCAATGTCGAGGTCGAGGTAAAGATGTTCCTACCGAAGACGCCTTGGCTTTCATATCTGATGAACCTGACGAAGGATTAGACTTTGCAGAAATAGAGATCAATCCTGGATTTACCTAAATAATAGATGGAGATCAAATGCATTGATCATAAACGTAATGATTTTTTTGTTATTCTGTTGTATTACTTAAACtaaataattttatgtatttttgttATGGATTTACTTGAATTTAGTTCCCATAattcattttgattcatttgcTTTCAATTTTAGTAAAACGCTAGAGAACCATTAAGGCACAAAATGGATTTATTATGATATGAATATCAAGCATCCAACTTAGGAAAAGATCCATTCCCAATAATTGATTCAAGCGACTAATATAAATGCCTATGCATGATTCTTGTATTGTCCATACCACTTTGCTTAAAAATGCTAGAGCATAGGTGTATGGAAACCTTAACCTATTTCCTTAA
This window encodes:
- the LOC107917840 gene encoding serine acetyltransferase 1, chloroplastic, producing MKILGTSRPLPLPLYNNSPPFSHPHFSPSIFPSTHYSHKFSQSMAACIDISRTTDSSQLSQRPNISQPDEVLYKYGSFCRSTFPNNVSSVPLNKNHTKTIPTRKSVDFSLEEKEEVGALWLKMKEEARLDAEQEPILSNYYYSSIFSHNSFESALANHLSIKLGNPSLPSSTLFDIIMAVLVEDQGIMIAIKEDLKAAKERDPACISYVHCFLNFKGFLACQSHRVAHNLWCQGRKVLALLIQNRVSQVFDVDIHPGAKIGSGILFDHATGVIVGETAVIGNNVSILHNVTLGGTGKASGGRHPKVGDGVLIGAGTCILGNIKIGDGAKIGAGSVVLKDVPPRTTAVGNPARLVGGRENPIKLDKIPSFTMDHTSHIAEWSDYVI
- the LOC107917841 gene encoding premnaspirodiene oxygenase isoform X1; the encoded protein is MFTMDKLLPLSFTFFVFIFMVLKLWMRSKIKETPKNLPPSPWKLPIIGHLHLLIFALPHRRLMELAKRHGSVMQLQLGELSHIVVSSPEAAKEVMITHDINFANRPFLFAAEMILYNSSDIAFAPYGGYWRQLRTVCTLELLSTKRVQSFRSIREENVSSLIRSIYSNTGLEINLGEMLCNLSYNITLRTAFAGRCNQHKAFISFVKKFVESLAGFSMADLFPSIKLLHVISGMRAKLERFHHDLDSMLESIIEEHRASNANLENSDEKPDDLLDVLLNLQGHGGLEFPLTTDNIKAVILAWCKFFAHNSLRYSNLGWVRE
- the LOC107917841 gene encoding premnaspirodiene oxygenase isoform X2, which translates into the protein MFTMDKLLPLSFTFFVFIFMVLKLWMRSKIKETPKNLPPSPWKLPIIGHLHLLIFALPHRRLMELAKRHGSVMQLQLGELSHIVVSSPEAAKEVMITHDINFANRPFLFAAEMILYNSSDIAFAPYGGYWRQLRTVCTLELLSTKRVQSFRSIREENVSSLIRSIYSNTGLEINLGEMLCNLSYNITLRTAFAGRCNQHKAFISFVKKFVESLAGFSMADLFPSIKLLHVISGMRAKLERFHHDLDSMLESIIEEHRASNANLENSDEKPDDLLDVLLNLQGHGGLEFPLTTDNIKAVILAWCKFFAHNSLR
- the LOC107917302 gene encoding premnaspirodiene oxygenase — encoded protein: MLIGFYMAMPVYSIDVFRISQKTWFLDAPKLGELSHIVLSSPEAAREVKKTHDINFANRPFLLDAEIIMYHFSDIAFASYGGYWRQLRKVCTLELLSTKCVQSFRSEESSLSYSITIRTGFSGRCKQHEAFISILRKLVEAAAGFSIADLFPSIKLLHVISGMGAKFERDRNAHPKKSDDEIDDQVSALLNLQDHGGLEFPLTTDNVKAEMMKNPRILEKEQAEVRQAYDRTGDVSESDLHELTYLKLVIKETLRLHPPPPLLLPRETNSSVVQLTTKGLTSNLFPLVLEGESVLASQFTVWLFSRLPNGLENEDLDMTEAFGASVRRKSDMYLIPIPYHPLCVQ